Within the Natrinema pellirubrum DSM 15624 genome, the region TCTCCGGGCAGCGGAGACCATCCCTGAGAATGTAGACTGACTCCCTGCTGACAGACCATGTATCTGTCACAGGCCACCACCTACGAGACAGTGACGAAATCAGACGGGGCTAAACACGTACAGCATCTGTAGTTACCGCGAGCGCTGCGTCCGCGAACATCTCGAGGTTCTGGAACCGTGGTATCCGGCTTCGAGAAGACCTTACTGGCGGATGAGTCCTCGTCTCCGACAACGCTCGTGACGTGCGACCAAAACATATATTTTACAATTTTGTCACTCTTGTACCAATGCCCTCTACCCGCCGGTCGATTCTCGCAACGTGTACCACCGGGATCGGTGCACTCGCAGGGTGCATCTCGACCGAGAAACCGACCGCCGACGGCAACTGGCCCAGACGCACGCTAAATAATGCCCACACTGGGTACTCGACCACAGAGGGTCCGACGACGGACCTCCACACAGTCTGGTACCAAGAGCGCAGCAGCGTAGTCAATCCCTCACCGGTCGTCGATGATGGTGTGCTCTACTTTGCCTACTCACAGGCATCGCGAGGTGACAAACGCGGTGGGGCGTGGATCGAGGCGTTCGACGCAGCGACCGGCGACTCTCGGTGGACGACCGAACTCTTCCGGACCGACGAGCGCCACTATTTATACCACTCGGACTCGACGGTCGTCGATGAGGACCGGTTGTTCCTCCAGACCAAGCCTGGGCTGACGATGCTCACCACCGATGGTGAGATTCGGTGGACTTTCGACAATCTCTATCGCGGCCAGCAAAAGCCTGATGTCGTCACGCCCGTCGTGACTGACGACATAGTCGTGACGGGAACGTACGATACACTCGTCGAAGACCGTCAGGAGGAAATCGTCTTCGGCATTGATCCCGCGACCGGGAACGAACGCTGGAACGTGCCATTCTCCGAGTGGGACGGGATGTGGCAACTGGCTGGGACCGACAACGTGGTCTACGTTGCGTTCGACAGTGGCGGACTTGTTGCACTCGATATGGCGACAGGTGTGGAACGCTGGCGCTGGAAAGGGCCTCTCAACGGCACCCCAACCGTCGTCGACGACCTGCTACTTGTGCCACTCCGACGGGGCAACGAGCACACGCTCGTCGCAATAGACCGTCGTGATCGCTCGCTTCGCTGGCGGCAGTCGATCGGGGTCCACTGGGCCGAGGCGGAATTTACCGTCGCTGATGGGTTGATCTATCACGTCGCAAACTACGGCCTCGAGGCCCGCCGGCTCGAGACTGGTGAGCGAGTGTGGCGCTTCGGTGGCGACGTTGATGACAAAGATCAGCGCAGGTTCTCGCCGGACAAACCGTATATGGGCCTCGACTCTACGCCGGTCGTTTCTGGTGATGCAGTCTACGCGCTGGGGTGGATCCAGCGTGATACGACGTACGTCCACCTGTTTGTCGTCGACGCTGCAACGGGCGAGGAACTCGGTCGTGCGGAGATGGGCCACAACGAGCAAGCCAGGACAGGGACCCCAGCAGTTACCTCCGACCTCGTCTTCGTCGGATCGAACAACGGGAATCTCTACGCATTCGGCGAGTGCTCGTTCGAGATCGCCGGTCGCTGTCTGTTTGGCTGACGCACACGGACGGATAGCCACCAGATGTGTGGCGCAACAGGTGTCAGTAGCATCCCCGACCGGCGAAATACTGACAGACTTGCGCCCTCCATTCGGCACGCTTCCGTAGACATCACTCGAGCCAGATAGAACCCTCGCTGCTTGATAAGCAGGCGTAGTTGACGCAAGATGCCATCATCTGCTGTAAGTATCGATCCGATAGTTCCTAAGGTCAAGACAATAATATAGATATCATAACACTTTACCAGGAACCAATAGTCGTTCAACACAATGCCGCCCTTCACACCACTTTTCCACCCTGATCGGTTCTTCGCCGAGCGGGACTTCCGCACCAGACGCATTATAGCCGTCAGTCTCCTACTTGTCTTCTCGCACCCGATCGGGGTATGGGGTATCAGTTGGATACTCCAGGATCGTATTGACGGGACAGTTATGATCGATAATCCAAACCGACCGTCAGAGAGTTTCTGCAAGGCTTCCCCGGGATCAATAGAGACAGGGTGTGATGCACCCGCTCAGGTTGACCGAAACGTCGATACTCTCCTCTCAGAGGCTACTGGTCAAGTCATCGGACTTGTCTTCCTTGGCATACTCATTGTGATCGTTCTAGCAGGCTGTCTGCTCCATGCGGGGTCATGGTTGCTTGGCGGTGAGGGCGGGGCAGCGACATCATTCGCTGTCGCGATCTGGGGGCTGGTCCCGATCCTGTTCAATCTTCTCCTCGGTGTTGGCCTCCTCTACATGATGATTGACCCTGTGACGGTGACGCCAGATAGTAATCCGACCGTGTGGATGGACGAGTTCCGAGCGGACCTCAAACCGTTAGAACAGTTGAAACCGCTATTCACCGGAATCACAACTCTGTGGAGTGGGATAATCTGGCGATTTGGACTTCTGCACAAACGAGGGTTAGCACCGGGAGAGGCGACCGGTCTGGCCGGAAGTGTAGCATTGGTCTTCTGGTTACTCACCCTCATTTAACTACCATGCCCTCCAGACCAACCACTCTTCAATTACGGATGGTCGCTGCCCTCCTTGGACTCGCCCTCGTCTTAGTTGGATTCCTTGTGGGTGTTTGGGTTGTGTTCTACGGTGTGCTCGTCCTTCTTGAGATTGCGAATGCCCTTCAGATAGCAGTCATTGTTACTGTTGCAACGCTTGTGACGATCGGCTATCTCGAGTACAGGCAGCTCGAAACGATCGAACGACGTGCAGATGCCTATCCAGTGGATCGAGAGACGGCACCGGAATTGTATCAAATAACAACGCGAGTTGCTGCCCAACTCAACGTCCCTGTCCCAACGATTGCTATCTCAGACCGAGATGTACCTGAAGCATTAGCGATTGGGTTCCGACCAGAAAACATCCATCTGGTGCTCTCTCTTGGGACAATCAAGGCACTGGATGGACAGGAGGAACTCGAGGCAGTGATTGCGCACGAACTCGCTCACGTCAGAAACCGAGACGCGATGATCATGACGGTTGTGTCACTTCCTGTTGTTCTCGCTAATGGACTGCGATCACGAATCACACAGATAGAAAATCCAGGGGCAGTTGGTATTGTGACCGTACCGCTTGGGTTTTTATCAACCGGCGTTTGGGTTGTCGGGAGAACGATCACAGCTCGTCTGTCTCGAGCCAGAGAACGAGCGGCAGATCAGGCAGCGACGGAGGTTACCGGATCACCTGCTGCCCTCGCCATCGCACTCCAACGACTCGATGACGAAATCGCAGACACACCGACTCGTGACCTTCGTGAAGCTTCGAGTGTCTCTTCGTTATCTGTTCTGCCACTTGATCCAAAGGAACCTGAAAAAGTCATGCTTGGACCAGACGGAGACACTGAGCCGTCGTATTGGTGGCTCAGACGGTGGACACACCGACTCAAACGCTATCTCTTTGGAACACACCCACCAACCGACGAACGAATCAAGGCGCTCTCAGAACTCGAGCGCAAACAGTGAACCGCCTCGAGGCACTCGGCCTGCCCTTCCTATAGAGAAGAAGGACTTACAGTCTTCCGTGTTCGGGACGGTATTATCGCCCAAGAAGACTACCGTCGGCGTACTTTTCCTCGTACTCGGTATCGTCGGCGATAAGACTCTGATAGTCCACTCGAGCATGACTCCGTGTTCTCAAGGTCTTGACGCTAGCTGGAGTGTACTGCATCTAGCAAGACGGCGAGAGACTCGAGAGTGGCACCGCGGTCGAATCGACAGTCGACGAAAAGCGCTTTTTAACGGCTCGCCTTGTCTTGAATGTAGTATGGATGCACTCCTGCCTATAGCAGTACATACGGCGAGGTGGCCACCATGAGCAGTTCCACGGCCGAAGCCGAACTCAACGAGGACGAGCGAGCGGGTCTCGAGCTCATCCGCGAGTCCGGCGGCATCCACCAGAGCGATTTCTGGAAGGAACTGGAATTCTCCTCGCACAAGGGCAGTCGGATCGTCGAATCGCTCGTTGAAAAGGAACTGGTCGATCGAGAGGAAACCGTTTACAGGGGCCACAACACCTACTTCATCTCGCCGACCGCACGAGACCTCGATTTCAGACTGCTGATGGCCGGCAATATGCTCTCACCGTTTGTCGGTGAGGAAGATGATTGATCCTAACAGTGACGCCTTCTCGCAGTGGATCATGAACCTCGCGTACGAGGAGTAGTAGTCACGATCGCCGCTCGAAATCGAGGCAGGTCCATTTCTCTTTGTCTACGGTAGAGCGTGTCATAGAATAGTTCTCAGGAGGCGTTGTTCACGGTTTCGCCCTTGAGCAAAACCCATGACTGACGAAATTCATAGGATTACACGCGAATTGGAAGCTGTATAATCGCCAAGTTGAGGGTATGAGACGTATTCTATGACACGCTATACGGTATCTTGGTAGACGAACAGTTGATCACGCCCCATCACGGCCTTCTTTGACAGAGACCCTAACAGTGTTTTGAGTGATACTGATCAGTTTAACTGGCCAGTATTACTTCCCGATGGCGTCGGGTCTTCTTCCTCTCGAGGAATAGTTGCAAGCCCAGTCGATACTGCTGGCGTCCTCACATTCTGCCTTGCTGTAATCGGGATTGCTACCTTCGATACGCCACTTCTGACAAGGGGGATCCTCATCGGTGTTGCGACACGATGACGGTGTGCTCAAGTCACATCACAGTCAGCTTTCGGATTGGCCGGTCTAAGGAACGCTCATCTCGATAAGTCGTAACATCAATTTTCCTTACTCTCCAAGTGTCTTCCAAGATGGACGAGAAGTCTGCGCAAGTGTTCCTTCCACCACGTGAGCGGTGCTTTGAACGTCTCCGTCTCGCCCGCTTCGGCGAGACGGTGACGTGTGTCCATTGCGAGAGTGACGACGTTGTCAAGCGCGGAACAACCGGAAAAGACGCCCAGCAGTACTGGTGCAAGGGGTGTGAGACGTACTTCAACGACCTCACAAACACGATCTTCGGCCAACATCGCTTCGAACTGGAAGAGATGTTCTATATCGTCAAGGAGATGCGATCTGAGCCGACCGCTCAGATCGCTCGTGACCTTGGCCGAGACTACGAAGCTGTTCTCAACTTCGTTCACAAAGTCCAGGATGTGAGCGGGGAGATCGATGAATTTGAGCTGTACGATGTCTGTGAAGCTGACGAGATCTACGTAACAGCTGGTGAGAAAGGGATCGAAGACGAGGATCAGAGTCCGCGCAAGCGCGGACTCAAAAAAAGGGACGAGGACGATTCGAATCAGACAAACCACCGGTGTTGACACTCGTCCGTCGGGATGACGGACGAGTTCGGTTTCTCGTCTGCAAGGATCTCCAAGACGCCGACGAAGACATCGCTGAATACGGTGATGGAAGCGTCATCCTCTGTACCGATGATTACACAATCTACGACGAGATCGAGGAGAAGGAGGGGGTGGACGGCCATCTGGCCGTCACCCACTCCGACACCTACGTCATCGGCGATGCCCACACGAACACCTGTGAGAACCGCCACAGCTTCCTTCGCCAGTGGCTGGCGAAGTTCAGAGGTGTCTCAAAACATCATCTCCAACGGTATCTCAATTTCCTTGAACTGAAACTCAACGAACCAGATAGCTGGTTCGAGAAACTCCTATGTTACAATGTATCGGGATGAGCGCTAAGGAAAAGAAAGTGTTAGAAATCCATACCCCACTCGCGGAGAATATCCTCAGCGTCGTCTAAATTTTGCATCCCGGCGAGGTATATCGCTTCTCGAGCATCGAGCTTATAGAGATCATCGTCAAATCGGTCCTCAAGATCACGGCGTGCCTGTTTCTCTTTATCCTCGGTATCCTGGTAGACGAACAGTTGGTGCACACCCCCATCACGGTCTTCTTTGACTGAGTCTCTAACAACTATTCGTGGTAAGTCTGATCGGTCAAACTGACTGGTATTACTTCCAGA harbors:
- a CDS encoding outer membrane protein assembly factor BamB family protein encodes the protein MPSTRRSILATCTTGIGALAGCISTEKPTADGNWPRRTLNNAHTGYSTTEGPTTDLHTVWYQERSSVVNPSPVVDDGVLYFAYSQASRGDKRGGAWIEAFDAATGDSRWTTELFRTDERHYLYHSDSTVVDEDRLFLQTKPGLTMLTTDGEIRWTFDNLYRGQQKPDVVTPVVTDDIVVTGTYDTLVEDRQEEIVFGIDPATGNERWNVPFSEWDGMWQLAGTDNVVYVAFDSGGLVALDMATGVERWRWKGPLNGTPTVVDDLLLVPLRRGNEHTLVAIDRRDRSLRWRQSIGVHWAEAEFTVADGLIYHVANYGLEARRLETGERVWRFGGDVDDKDQRRFSPDKPYMGLDSTPVVSGDAVYALGWIQRDTTYVHLFVVDAATGEELGRAEMGHNEQARTGTPAVTSDLVFVGSNNGNLYAFGECSFEIAGRCLFG
- a CDS encoding YIP1 family protein codes for the protein MPPFTPLFHPDRFFAERDFRTRRIIAVSLLLVFSHPIGVWGISWILQDRIDGTVMIDNPNRPSESFCKASPGSIETGCDAPAQVDRNVDTLLSEATGQVIGLVFLGILIVIVLAGCLLHAGSWLLGGEGGAATSFAVAIWGLVPILFNLLLGVGLLYMMIDPVTVTPDSNPTVWMDEFRADLKPLEQLKPLFTGITTLWSGIIWRFGLLHKRGLAPGEATGLAGSVALVFWLLTLI
- a CDS encoding M48 family metallopeptidase, with the protein product MPSRPTTLQLRMVAALLGLALVLVGFLVGVWVVFYGVLVLLEIANALQIAVIVTVATLVTIGYLEYRQLETIERRADAYPVDRETAPELYQITTRVAAQLNVPVPTIAISDRDVPEALAIGFRPENIHLVLSLGTIKALDGQEELEAVIAHELAHVRNRDAMIMTVVSLPVVLANGLRSRITQIENPGAVGIVTVPLGFLSTGVWVVGRTITARLSRARERAADQAATEVTGSPAALAIALQRLDDEIADTPTRDLREASSVSSLSVLPLDPKEPEKVMLGPDGDTEPSYWWLRRWTHRLKRYLFGTHPPTDERIKALSELERKQ
- a CDS encoding IS1595-like element ISNpe28 family transposase (programmed frameshift) is translated as MDEKSAQVFLPPRERCFERLRLARFGETVTCVHCESDDVVKRGTTGKDAQQYWCKGCETYFNDLTNTIFGQHRFELEEMFYIVKEMRSEPTAQIARDLGRDYEAVLNFVHKVQDVSGEIDEFELYDVCEADEIYVTAGEKGIEDEDQSPRKRGLKKKGRGRFESDKPPVLTLVRRDDGRVRFLVCKDLQDADEDIAEYGDGSVILCTDDYTIYDEIEEKEGVDGHLAVTHSDTYVIGDAHTNTCENRHSFLRQWLAKFRGVSKHHLQRYLNFLELKLNEPDSWFEKLLCYNVSG